The DNA region TTGTCAGTTCCCCGCCTCTGAGGAGGAGCCAGTCAGCTCTGGGTCCAGCCTGTACTCCCCAGCCATAAGTGGTTTCCTCGCTGGGCTGGGCGAGGATGTGGCTTGAAACTGTCTAGGTCTGACGTGGGAGAGCAGAGGCCACTTGTCCTTCGCCTCCCTTGGTCCTCTGTTATCACCTGGCTGCCCAGGTCTGACCAGGCAAAGGGCCTGGGGATGCCCCCTGCCTGGCCCCCTTGCCTGAACTGGCAGGGGGGCCGGGCCGGGCAGCAGCCCCCCTTCTCGTCCCAGCCATGGATCTTCTCCCCCCCAAGCCGAAGTACAACCCACTTCGGAATGAATCTCTATCATCGCTGGAGGAGGGGGCTTCAGGGTCAAGCCCCCCGGAGGAGCTGCCCTCTCCGTCAGCCTCATCCCTGGGACCCATTCTGCCTCCTCTGCCGGGGGACGAAAGTCCGACTACCCTGTGTTCCTTCTTTCCCCGGATGAGCAACCTGAAGCTGGCCAATCCTGCTGGGGGGCGCTTGGGGCCTAAGGGGGAGCCAGGAAAGGCTGCTGAAGATGGGGAAGGGAGTGCAGGGGCCGCCCTTCGGGACTCAGGCCTCCTGCACCCCCTCCAGGACATGAACAAGCTGAGTGGAGGCGGTGGGCGCAGGACTCGAGTAGAAGGGGGCCAGCTGGGGGGCGAAGAGTGGACCAGACACGGGAGCTTTGTCAATAAGCCCACACGGGGCTGGCTGCATCCCAACGACAAAGTCATGGGACCTGGGGTTTCCTACTTGGTCCGGGTGAGTGAACATCCTCCTTTCCACTCCCTCCCATGCCCCTTGCAGTTCCTCTGCTCACTCCAGACTTGCTGGGACTTCCTGCTTGCTCTTCCCCCGGCTGCATCCGTGTCATTCTCCTAGTTCTTACACCTGCGGCACCCCTTCTCCAGTTCTCTGCCCCTGTGCTCTAGCCTGGAATCTTCTGTCTAAggccctctttccttctctggcccccacccccagcttacACAATGCCCAAGCACACATCAGCTTTTAGTAAGAAGAGTTGAATGAGAATGACTTCTTGATGCTTCCCTCCAGACTCCTCCCTTTTTCCAGAGCTGTCACTCCACCCCACCGGATGGCTGCCCCTCCTCTCACAGTCTCTTCTGTggcctctctttcccctttccccgcACACCGATGGCCTGATAGCCCTGGGCAGTGGGAAGGCTGCTTCACCTTACTTCCCTTAGGGACCACATAGGGCCAAAGCCCTAGAACCCTTATGCAAAGGtccaggagtgggggtgggggaggggcggctgACCCgatcttccctccttccccacagtACATGGGTTGTGTGGAGGTCCTGCAGTCAATGCGAGCCCTTGACTTCAACACCCGGACTCAGGTCACCAGGTCAGTGGGGAGGCGGGCATTTTGTTGGAGTCCTAGAATTAATGACATTGCAGAGGTCTCTCAGGAAAGGGGAGGACGTAAGTTGGACGCTCGGTAGTGGTACTGATGGTGACTTCGTACGGGTAGTCAAGCTAATTGAGAGAAAGTTACAGAAGTAAGTCTGACTGAAAAAGAGCCAGCTTGGGTGTGCAGCACCTTACCTGTCCCCCCTTGGAGACTGGGAGGATGGATTAGgaaaggcaggggcaggaggctgctgctgcctctggaagGGAATGGAACATTTGGTAGCTGGGAAGAGGTGGGGCTATAGCCATTGAGGGCCTAACccaagcagccaggaagcagcccCTCGGTGTCATCAAATATTAAAGCCCTTAATTCAATCCACCACGACAAAGAGCCTGGAGTGCTCTGGGAGTCTGGCctggccttcccctcccccagcgcTGTGGCAGCGACGGCCAGTGGGAGGCCAGTGGTGGGTCTGAGTACCCCTGTTTCTCCAGGGAGGCCATCAGTTTGGTGTGTGAAGCTGTGCCTGGTGCCAAAGGGGcgacgaggaggaggaaggtaTATGTGGCTGAGTGGAGGGCAGGGGAAGGCAAGTGCGGGGGCAcgtgggaaggaggcaggggtGTTTCCTGGTGCTGGAGAGCTCAGCTTTTGAGTCTCTGGGCCCTTTCCCAGCCCTGTAGCCGCCCACTCAGCTCCATCCTGGGGAGGAGTAACCTGAAGTTTGCTGGAATGCCAATCACTCTCACTGTGTCCACCAGCAGCCTTAACCTCATGGCAGCAGACTGCAAGCAGGTGCGTAGGGCTGCCGAAAGGGACCCAGGAGAGCCATGGGAGGTCAAGGAGGGATCTGGAGGCCAAAAACTTAGGAGTCCTCAGGAGCAGCCGGAGAatagggaaggaagaaattagaagGATTGGGTGTAGtgacacgtttaatcccagcactcaggaggcagaagcaggtgaatttgagttccaggccagccagggctacatagtgagaccttgcacCTCAcctcaccaaaaacaaaaaaagaaaaaaagaatgaaagaaaggaagaattaggAGAATATAGGGTAAAAAGTCAAGAGAGTAAGACTGGGACCCAAGGCTCTGCGCGGGGGTGGGGTTCACACTGACCCCTACGGCTCCCTGACATGTCCACTCCCTTCCTTCTCCGTCCCCTGCCCTCTGTCAGATCATTGCCAACCATCACATGCAATCTATCTCATTCGCGTCTGGTGGGGATCCGGTGAGTTGGGGAACAGAGGAAAGATGGGGTGGAGGATAAGAGGCTAGGGGCTAAGAAGATACTGGCTaggggctgggcacagtggcgcacacctttaatccagcgctccaggccagccagggccatgcagagaaatcctgtcttgagaaaccgaAAGAGGGAGGGTGCAGGAGAAGATACTGGCTAAGGAAGTGGGGGTGCTAGGATTGTGGACATACCTTAGTGGGTCAGGAGTGAGATGGAGTTGTGAAATCTCGCTGACTGCTCTTTTGAACCCACCCCTCTCTAGGACACGGCTGAGTATGTTGCCTATGTTGCCAAAGACCCTGTGAACCAGAGAGGTGAGGTTTGTGGGCAGCAAGTGGGATTAGTCTCCTGACTCTTACCAGTTACACTTGAGAGGGCTTGTCCTGCTGAGaagggctggggggcgggggagggactCCTGCCCATGTATCCTCCCACTACCCTGCCTCAGAGCTCACTCGCAGTTTGTTCTGTGCCCCCAGCCTGCCATATCCTGGAGTGTCCCGAAGGGCTTGCTCAGGATGTCATCAGCACCATCGGTCAGGCCTTTGAGTTGCGCTTCAAACAGTACCTCAGGAATCCACCGAAGCTGGTCACCCCCCATGACAGGTGAGCTGGTGGGGATAGCGTGCAGCTGCCCTTGGGCCTCAGACTGTGCgtgagaagattttcttttcctgtgctgAAGCTCCAAGAGGTTCAGCAGAGGTAATGACTCCTGTGACTCTGTCCCCTCTCCTGCTGAGTCAGCTCTCCCCGTGCCAGCCACAGGGCCAGCTTCTGCCTTCTGTTTGCTTAGGGTGGGGTGTATTCCAGCACCTCCCGCTAAATTGCTTTTTCTGGCTGGCTGAACTTCTAAATTCTCAggttcttcatttttattttatgcatatgtgtgttttacTGGGAGTATGTAAACGTGTGCACTGCCTGTGGAAGCCAAAGAGGGCATTGGACATCCTGAAACTGGATtacacaggtggttgtgagtttcCATCTGagcactgggaaccaaatctgagTCTTCTGTAAGATCAGCAgtgttcttaacaactgagcACCTCACTCCCTCAGTCACTGGTCTGTGATTTCCTGCTGCTGAAGGTCATTAAGAATCTGgattttggggctggaaagatggctcagtggttaagagcactggctgcccatccaaaggtcctgagttcaattcccacatggtggctcacaaccatctgtaatggaatctggtgccctcttctatcagatgctctcttctgtcgTGCAGGCAAACAtgcaatagagtgcttatatacgtaaataaagaaatcttaaaaaaaaaaatctggattttagtcacaactttaatcccagctctaaggaagcagaggcaggcagatctctgtgcaggccagccagggacacacagagaaactatgtgtcaaaaaacaaaaagaggggccctggagagatggctcagagggtaagagcactgacgaatcccgttcaattcccagcaaccacatggtggctcacaaccatctataatgatgccctcttctggtgtgcaggtgtacatgccagcagagcactatatacataataaataaatctttaaaaaaaaacaacccaaaaacaaacaagaggggccagcaaccacatggtgggtcacaaccatctataatgtgatctaatgcagactgtatatataataaataaatcttaaaaaaaaaaaaaagaaagaaagaaagaaagaaagaaaggagaaaagaatctgCCCGAAGagagtatctttttcttttctgtgcatgtgaatatactgtgtgtgcctgtagagGTCTGAAGTCGATGTCAGTTGTCTTCCTCTACTGATTCATACTTTGTTTATCAAAGCAAGAACTCTTgctgacctggagcttgccagACACAGCTGGCAGCTAGCAGCTTGCTCTGGATCCCatctctgcctcaagagtgctgggattgcaggtggccAACCTTGTGCTGGTGGCTTGGCTTGTACACAGGTTCTGGTGACCTGAGCTCTGGTCTTTATGCTTTATCTACTGAACTCTGTATGTCCCAGCATatctccctgtgtctgtgtctgtctgtctctgtctctctctctctcatgtatacagtgttctgcttgcacatacacctgcacaccagaagagggcaccacatctcattataaatggttgtgagccaccacgtggttgctgggaattgaactcaggacctttggaagagcagccagtgctcttaacctctgagccatccctccagcccatccCAGCATCTCTTATTCTGAGATCCCTGTGCTTCTTCAAGTCTCAAGAGATAAGCAGTGTGGCCATGGGTAGGGTGAGGGGGACTGTGTATGTTAACCATTATGGATATGCCCTTTGTTCGAAAGTGCTCCCATCCCTCTTAGGAGGTAGCATAGCTGTCAAAAGtaagaggcattttttttttgtctcaaaacaaaattaaatctcAACTCTTTTTTAGTTGAGAGACCTTGTGTAAATCTCTCCACACTcctggaaattttttaaaatatattttattaatttattcatattatagctcaattgttatcccatcccttgtatcctcccattcttccctccctcccatatcccccttattcccctcccctatgactgttcctgagggggatttcctccccctgtatatgctcatagggtatcaagtctcttcttggtagcctgctgtccttcctctgtgtgccaccaggcctccccatccaggggacgtggtcaaatatgggacaccagagttcatgtgaaagtctgaccccactctccactcaattgtggagaatgtcctatctattggctagatctgagtagggggaatttttttttttttttaaattgtgggaGGAATACCAGCCTTACAGGGTATAGCACCAAGTCTCGGTGCTGAGCCATGGTATATGCCTCGTGTGTGGtcactcttctcttcccttcctgggTCTCCTGCCACATATTTACCCCCACTCCTCACTTCCCTTCTCAGGATGGCTGGCTTTGACGGCTCAGCttgggatgaggaggaagaagagccacCTGACCATCAGTACTACAACGACTTTCCGGGGAAGGAGCCCCCTCTCGGTGGGGTGGTAGACATGAGGCTTCGGGAAGGTGCTGCGCGACCCGCTCTGCCCAGTGCCCAGATGCCCAGCCACCTGGGAGCTACACTGGTAAGCTGCCAGGGTGGAGATGGTTGAGTCCAGGGTGGGAGTAGCTGGCTAGGGTCTTGgtctcacttgatttttttttcttcttacagcCTATAGGGCAGCATGCTGCAGGAGACCACGAAGTCCGTAAACAGATGCTGCCTCCACCACCCTGCCCAGGTGCCAACAGTTTGCTGCAAGGTACGGGGTTGAGTACGGAGGGCAGGGCCCAGATTGATATAGTCTGTCTTTCTTTAATAGGCAGAGAGCTCTTCGATGACCCGTCTTATGTCAACATCCAGAATCTAGACAAGGCCCGGCAAGCTGGGGCTGGGACCGGCCCCGCAAATCCTTCTGTTAATGGCAGTGCACCCCGAGACCTCTTTGACATGAGTGGGTTTCTTGTAGCTCCACCTTCCTTTGTTCCCTCTTCTCTGCCCGTTGTCTCCTACCTGGTTTCCCATGCTGAGTCCAGGTCTTGGGTGATGTCTGGCCAGTTCTCTCAGCCCTCTCTCTACATCCCTAGAACCCTTTGAAGATGCGCTTCGGGTGCCGGCTCCTCCCCAGTCCATGTCCATGGCTGAGCAGCTCCAAGGGGAGTCCTGGTTCCATGGGAAGCTGAGCCGGAGGGAGGCTGAAGCGCTGCTGCAGCTCAATGGAGACTTCTTGGTGCGAGAGAGCACAACCACGCCTGGCCAGTACGTGCTCACTGGCCTGCAGAGTGGGCAGCCCAAGCACCTGCTTCTGGTGGACCCTGAAGGTGTGGTAAGTATGCTAGAGGTGTGGGGAGCTGCGGGAGAAGGAGgcacctctgcctctccttggTGCTTTCTAGACTTTGCTGGAGGCTTTCAGTGGACTTCCTTTGCTCTTGTAGATCCTCATGTCTGCCCGTGGTGGCTCAAGgctcctccccttctttccccGAGTCTGAGCTGTGTTCTTTTCGATTTTGACCAGTCCTCAAATCCCAGACCTTAAGTCTACCAGCCCTAGAGAGAGCTGATCTGATCTGTGCCTCTTTTGCTAAGTGAGGAAATGACCCTGGAAAGGTGCTGATGCCCAGGGTCAGGCGGTTCCCGGATAGAGACCCTGGATTTCCTCCAGCTCCTCAGGCTCAAACTcggtgttcttttttctttttttaaaatctaacctGCCTTACGATTCCATATAAccttgttgggtttttgttgttgttgttttgtttttgttttttctttttcttctttttgttgttttgttcaagacaaggtttctctgtgtagccctggctgtcctggaactccctatgaagaccaggctggcctcaaactcagagatccatctgcctctgcctcccaagtgctggaagtaaaacatgcactgctgccaccaccaccaccagctgttttttttttttttttcctcagcctctttctttctttctttctttctttctctttatgtatATTCTCATTTGAGACATACCAGCTTCCATCAAGTCAGAAGTTTTACTGTTCATCAGCTTCCATCATGATATTTGGTTCCTTGTCTCCTTCACCTTCTCCCAGTTAATTGACCTAGCGATTGCCACAGGGGTGACTGACTGTCTGCTCTGTACAGAAGCCTAGCTAACCATGGctaacctccccccaccccccatcttccTCAGTCTTGGGGGCTCAGGTCTTACTGAACTTTTCGCTTGGGCTCACCCACTTATTTCCCACTTCCCAGGTTCGGACAAAGGATCACCGCTTCGAGAGTGTCAGTCACCTCATCAGCTACCACATGGACAATCACTTGCCCATCATCTCTGCGGGCAGCGAACTGTGTCTCCAGCAGCCCGTGGATCGGAAAGTGTGACCTTCTCCGCCTTCGCGAGAGGATGCTCTCTGTCCCTTTCTACCATGATCTCTAACTCATGGGACCTCTGTTCTGTGGGTCTGGCCCTGGGTGGGAGCTGGAGCAGTGTAGACACAGGGTTTAGTGCCCACCCCGAGAGAGGGTTTTAGTTAGGAGTCTAGGGTAGCATCCTGCTTCTGCCCAAACTTCACCAAAGTATTAATGTACAGAGTGGTCCCTTGCCCGGGCCTTGCCTGTGCCAACCTGATACCCTTTCCCCCAGAGGGTGGGTTCTTATGGAAAATGCCCTGTGGCGATCAGCCCAGTGAAGCAACTGCCCtttggggaaagggaaagaatcATACCTCCGGTTTACCCCTGGTCTTCAGGGCACCCCAGGTCCTACTCCCTGTGCACTCCTTAAAACTTCGTGCCTTTGACTATCGTAGGTCAGCAGATAACTTCCTGCACAAATCTCTCAGGCCCTTTCTTCAGTTGTGGATAGGGGTTGCTGACACCTTGGCTCCTTGCCCTGTGCCACTCAGCACCCCTTCCTGTGTTTAGGGAAAATAGGGGCAGGAGCAGCAGCTATCTCTTCTGCCTTTTGGGTGTGCAGCCCTTAAGAGATTGCcccaagctgggcttggtggcacacacctttaatcacagcactaaggaggtagagacaggaggatttgtgaggccagcctagtctacaacagagtgagttgcaggacaggcaggactatgtagaggccctgtctccaaaaaccaaaaagagagattGCCCCAGAGCCTTGgtccaggtggaggaggggagtagCAGGATCCGAGCCCCGCCGTGCTCCGTGCCTCCTGTCCTCATCCCTTCCCTCCACGGGGTCTGTATACATTTCTTAAGCCTGCCCGGcccatgtctgcatgtgtgttatagTCTACAGCCAAAGTATAGCCCTTCTTCCTGCAACCCCAGTTAGTCCCCCTTTTGGGATGGGTGTGTGTGACTGACAGGGGCCTCCGGTATGTGTACAGCCAAGCTGGAGGTGGGTTTGGTGGAGGCATTGAGACTGAAGGCAGTAGACATTTGTAGGTCTGGAACTGCTTGCCCTCTAACACGCATACATTTTAGGactgtagatttatttttcttgtttcctgttgCTTACTTTTGAGCACAAAATTCTGATAATCAATTACATTTATACATCACCTCAGTGACTttttcaaacctttttttttttttttcactccttgTCCTAAAAGTAACTaggacaggattttttttttttttttccttttctttttttccttcttcctcaagAGACCTAAGCAGAAGTTTGGTTGAACAGTGTTGTGAGGTCATGATGTGAAAACTTACTTTAGATTCTACCCCGCTTGCAGGCCGGTGAGGCCAAGACAGAAACCTTGcaagctcactctgtaggcctTGTGGACAAgaggtgtgagggtggggggcTCGACTGGTTTTCAACATCGGCCTCGCCTATTTTTGGTTTGGATGTCTTATACCAAAGGGAAATAGTCTTCATTAAAGTCCGTATTTCTTCTACCTCGGCCTCTCAACAACTCTGCAAAGTCTGATTGATGGGGGCCCATCGGTGGGAGGTGGCGGCGGACCCCCCCAGGACAAGGTCGAATGGGCTCAAAAGATAGCAGCGCCCATCCGCTAGCACCCCTGTCCGCGGGGATCTAGGGAGCAGCGAGGCTGCGCGGTAGGGACGCATCTGCACGGCGACTAGCTCGCAGTGGGGAGGGGCGTGTCCGGGCTACCCCCAGGCCCACGGGGAGCGCGCGCGGCCCGCGTCAAGCGATGCGGCCCGCACAGCTACCGGGCGGTGGACAGCCGCGCTTCGGAGGAGTGGCGTGGCGAGGCCCAGCCTTCCTGGGTGCGGCGTCAGGGCCCTTCCCAGCTTTCCCTCCCCACCGCGCTCGGTGGTGGCGACCCATTGGAGTTCCGGTTCCGGTCGCTGTGGCCGCGGGCGGGCGGTGAGTCTGGAGCAGGCGCGCAGTCGGTGCTCCGGCTCTGTGCTTCCCCCGCTCAGCGTGACTACCGCTTGCTGCAGCTCTGGGCTGGGGGGCCGCGCTGCCCCAGACTCCCCTCCGGGCGATGGTGCGGCCTGAGGACGCCTCCATCCCCCACCGACGCTGACTCGGGTCCCCCAATCCATGGCCGCCTCGGCGCCGCCCCCACCGGACAAGCTGGAGGGAGGCagcggccccgccccgccccccgcgccGCCCAGCACCGGGAGGAAGCAGGGCAAGGCCggtgagagagcagagaggggcgggggagaaagGGCTGTCGAATGGACCCCGGAGCCTCTCGGGTGGAaaggttgggggatgggggaggttgCCTAGGAGCCAGGAAGTATCCTCAGGTGAGAAGGGTTAGTGGTTGGGGACAGGTGTCAACAGATCACTTCAGGTTTTGGAGCGACACTGACTTCAGAAAGCACGGGAGTCTGGTAGTTCCAAGAGATGGGGGTATCTTTGATTTCAAG from Acomys russatus chromosome 15, mAcoRus1.1, whole genome shotgun sequence includes:
- the Shc1 gene encoding SHC-transforming protein 1; translation: MDLLPPKPKYNPLRNESLSSLEEGASGSSPPEELPSPSASSLGPILPPLPGDESPTTLCSFFPRMSNLKLANPAGGRLGPKGEPGKAAEDGEGSAGAALRDSGLLHPLQDMNKLSGGGGRRTRVEGGQLGGEEWTRHGSFVNKPTRGWLHPNDKVMGPGVSYLVRYMGCVEVLQSMRALDFNTRTQVTREAISLVCEAVPGAKGATRRRKPCSRPLSSILGRSNLKFAGMPITLTVSTSSLNLMAADCKQIIANHHMQSISFASGGDPDTAEYVAYVAKDPVNQRACHILECPEGLAQDVISTIGQAFELRFKQYLRNPPKLVTPHDRMAGFDGSAWDEEEEEPPDHQYYNDFPGKEPPLGGVVDMRLREGAARPALPSAQMPSHLGATLPIGQHAAGDHEVRKQMLPPPPCPGRELFDDPSYVNIQNLDKARQAGAGTGPANPSVNGSAPRDLFDMKPFEDALRVPAPPQSMSMAEQLQGESWFHGKLSRREAEALLQLNGDFLVRESTTTPGQYVLTGLQSGQPKHLLLVDPEGVVRTKDHRFESVSHLISYHMDNHLPIISAGSELCLQQPVDRKV